The sequence CAACATGAATGGTGGCATTACTTTGCTTCTTTAAAAGGGAGTGATGGAAAAAAGTATTCGGTGCAGTGGAGCTTTTTCCGCATCTCAACGGATGAACGTGAAACGCCTGGATGGCAAAGCCCACAAATCTATATTTCAAATGTCGTCATTTCTTCTGACTCTAAAGTGTGGAAAGAGCAGCGTTTAGCGCGTGGCGGTATTGGTCAGGCGGGAATGACGAATAGCCCCTTTAGAATCTGGATTGATAACTGGAATTGGCGAGCGCTAGGTAACACGCCGTTTCCGGGTCGACTTCAAGTGAATACAGATACCTTTGGTCTCGAGTTAGATACGGTTGCGAAAGGGCCTTATGTGCTCAATGGCGACAATGGCTATCAGAAAAAACACGATTTATTGCCTGTTGCTTCTTACAATTTCAGCGCTCCTTTTTTATCTTTGACCGGCACATTGCAACTCGATGGCGTTGCCAAGGAAGTTGAAGGAACGGCATGGGTTCATAAAGAGTGGGGAAGCGGTTTAGTTGGCGTGGGTCAACAAGGGTGGGATTGGTTTGTCTTTAACTTAGATGACGGCACAGCATTGAGCGTTAATCGTTACCGCCACAACCAACAGATGCCTTATGTATTTGGAACGCTCGCCACTCGCTCAGGCAAGGTTTTTCAGCTGACTGAATCCGACATATCTATTAAGCCTTTGCAGAATACAACGCTGCTTAATGGGCGAAGAATGCCTCTTCAGTGGATAATTAACGTCCCTGGGCATGATATTAACCTCACTACACGCATCAAACGCCGAGATATGTGGCTTCCTTTTGTGATTCCGTATTGGGAAGGACCGATCATGGCAAGTGGCAGCCATGAAGCGACAGGCTTCATGCAACTCACTGGTTACTAAATACACCTAAGGCTATCATTTGATAGCCTTTTTTATATTCGTAGCACCCTCCAGACTTGAATTAAATCTGCATACAGCTTCAGGGTTCTCATCTATACTTATTTCATAATACGTAAAAACATTATGGAATATACGACGTATTGTTTAGTATTTGTAGGAAAAACCGAAGTTAAACATCCAAAGAAGTGATTATCTATCGATTGGGCTTGTCTATACACTCGTGGTTATTCTTTGTTATTCGTTTATTTAAATAATAAATATAAGGGCGAAATCATGACCGACGTCATCCGTGACTTCTTTAAAATGGAATCTGCTGGCGGCATCATACTAGTCATCGCTGCGGCGATCGCAATGTTTGTAGCAAACTCACCACTGAACGAAATGTATCAAGGCGTTCTACACAGCTACGTTCTTGGTATGTCTGTATCTCATTGGATTAATGATGGCTTCATGGCTGTCTTCTTCCTTCTAATCGGCTTAGAAGTTAAGCGTGAACTTTTAGAAGGCGCATTAAAGTCTAAAGAGACAGCAATCTTCCCAGCTATCGCAGCTGTGGGCGGTATGCTAGCTCCTGCACTTATTTACGTGCTATTCAACTCTGGTAACCCAGAAGCATTACAAGGCTGGGCTATCCCGGCAGCAACAGATATCGCATTCGCATTGGGTATCATGGCACTACTTGGTAATCGTGTACCAGTTAGCTTGAAAGTGTTCCTACTGGCTCTAGCAATTATCGATGACCTTGGTGTTGTTGTTATCATTGCATTGTTCTACTCAGGTGATCTTTCAACGCTTGCTCTAACGGTTGGCTTTATCGCAACAGGTGTCCTGTTTATGATGAATGCTAAACATATGACGAAGCTGAGTGTTTATTTGATTGTCGGTGCAATTCTGTGGTTCGCAGTATTGAAATCTGGTGTTCACGCAACATTGGCTGGTGTAGTGATTGGTTTTGCTATTCCACTCAAGGGCAACAAAGGGGAACGTTCTCCTCTCAAACACCTAGAGCATGCTTTGCACCCGTACGTTGCTTTTGCCATCCTGCCAATCTTTGCATTTGCAAACGCAGGTATTTCATTGGAAGGCATTTCTCTATCAAGCCTAACCGGAATGCTACCTTTGGGTATCGCGATGGGTCTACTGGTTGGTAAGCCACTGGGTATATTCTTATTCAGCTGGGGCGCAGTGAAAATGGGCATAGCTAAGCTTCCTGAAGGCGTGAACTTCATGAACATCTTCGCTGTCTCTGTGTTGTGTGGTATCGGCTTTACAATGTCTATCTTTATCTCTTCACTGGCATTTGGTCCAACGAACGCAGAATTCGATACGTTCGCTCGACTAGGTATCTTGATGGGCTCTACGACAGCAGCAATACTGGGTTACTTCCTACTAAGTATTTCTTTACCGAAGACTAAGCAGCAAGAAGTAAAACTGTAATCAGTAACGGGCTCGCTTAAACAAGCCAGCCCACTTAATGAACAACAAGAATTGATCACATGAGTTACTACGAGTCTCATGTGATGACAAAGAACAAAAAAGCCGTGATGGGTAACCCTATCACGGCTTTATTGATCTTGTGTCCTTACAACAAACCTTGTCAGTATTCTTTGATAATCCTTTTGGTAGTCAGCGCTGTCCTGTGTTCGTATCTCCGTCCAACATTTGCGCATAAGAACTATTGTGACAGTGTTATGCTATTTCTCTAGCGTGGTAAAGATAGTCCATTCTTCTACGATTTGTTCATCGAGTCCGACTACTGTCGCGGTTACTTTACGGTTTAGAGCGTGTGCAGTGGCATCATCGCCATCACTTTCCAGACGCTCTTCCCCATAGCCAACAATCCTAACGCGGCTTGAGTCGACCCCATTCGACAGCAATTCGTCTTCCACGTGGTGAGCTCTTTTCTTTGATAACTCTAAGTTGTACTCATTGGAGCCTACTTTACTGGCGTAGCCTTGGATCTCAATCGATGCACTTTTATAAGTTTCTAAAAATTCCGCCATGGTTGTGATTTGGTCAGAGAAGATCGGGTTCACTTCGTAAGAGTCGTTTGCAAAAAGGATTTTCAACTGTCTGACTTCTTGCGAGCGAACAGTTTCCCCGCAGCCAGCGTTATCCACTTGAGAACCTTCGGGTGTACCAGGGCAGGTATCTCGTGCGTTTACCACACCATCTTTGTCATCGTCTTGCAGGTCAGAAATTTGCTCAGCTTCAGGTGTCTCGATGTAGTCTTCTTCCTGCTGATTAGAACAGGCAAATAAAGTCATCGATAATACGGGAAGTAGTAAGTAAGTTATTTTCATCATTAATACTCCACGGCCGTTGTCCACTCTTCTGGAATGTCGACCAGTAGAGCATTCAATAAAGAACCTGTTGCGTTCATTACACGGTACTTAGCGTACTGCTCAGAGTAATGCGCATCGAGATAATCTTTACGGGCTTCAAATAGTTCGTTCTCGGTGTTGAGTAGATCGAGCAAAGTACGTTTACCTATTCGATATTGTTTTTCATAAGCGATAACGGTTTCCGAAGCTGAATCAACATGATCAGATAGGAAGTTCTTTTGTTGCAGTGTTAGATCTAAGGCACTCCATGAAAGGCGAAGGCCTTCCTCTACTTGTCGATAAGCTCGGTCTCTCAGATCTTTCGCTTTGTTTAGTTGATAAGCAGCGGCTTCAGAATTAGCGCTGTCCGTTCCACCGTTGTACAAGTTGTATCGCATTCTCAGCATTGCTAGCGTTTCTTGGCTCGAACCTTCATCGCCCCCCGCATCATCTCGCCATGATTGAGATGCTTCGATAGAGAAAGTAGGGTAGTTAACACCTTTCGATTGTTTGTACTGAAAATGCGCTGAATCGACATCTGCAGAAGCGACTTTGATGACTGGATGTTGGTCCAAAGCATCAACTAAGGCGTCTGATAATGACAGTGGAATCATAGAAATATCGGCTCTTGGGTAAACCAAGCCTAATGGTTCCTGACCGACCACTCTTCGAAATTGGGTATGGGTATCGATTAGATTGTTCTGTGCGGCTAACAAGTTGCCGTGAGCTTTTGCGATCCTAGCTTCTACCTGCGATACATCTGCAGTTGAACCTATGCCTGACACAGCGCGCTTTTTGATGTCTTTATAAATTTTCTTGTGGATAGCAAGGTTACTTTCCGAAAGGGCTAAAACTTCAGTCGCTTTTACTGCGTCTAAATATATCTGTGTTACCTCCAAGGCTTTGTCTTCGGCATCCGCTAACAGTTGTAAACGAACCGATTCTGCTTCTGCGGCAGTACGATCAATGTCGTTTAGAGTTGATGAACCATCCCATAACAGTTGAGTCAGGGAGATTGTAGCTTCCTTTCTTGTAAGGTCTGTATCTGGGCCGTTGTTCGGTGCAGGGTTTATGCCTTCGTAACCAATACCTGCATCAAGGTCGATACTAGGTCGGTAAGCACCACCAGCAGCGTCATTTCGTTTTTTGACGCTCACATACTCGTTAAAGATGCTTTTGATCTCAGGATTGGTCGCCAAAGTGATAGCAACAGATTGTTCCAAAGTTTGAGAGGCGACTGGGGCCGCTGCAATGAAGCAGCATACCATGGATAACTTAAACAATTTCAAAGTAGCTCTCCTTCTACTTTTATATGTTTCGATCAATCTCGTAGCAGTATTTTCTGCTTTAGTGAGACACAGACTGTATTAAAGAAGCTTAGGACATCTGTAAAAAAATGCGAAGTTTGTTTGTTTTTTTTGATGGTAAGTCGCTATTGCTATTGACTAATTTAAAAATAGCCATATGCACGCCCATCTTAGTGAGTTGATTATCAATAGTGTCGATACTAAATTTACTGTATGCGACAGCCATAACGCAGAGCTGGGAGTGAGCTAGCGTGTGGTTTGTTCTGGGTAGAGGAAGTGGGAACTTAGCTATGGGAAACTTCAACCTAAACATACTAGGCCTTGCTAGCGGCAGTGTTGTGCTCGACGCTCAAGGCCAAGTTAGACGTTTGTCTCCGGGCGAACAGCCAGCTGCCAGTGATGTAGTCATCAGTTTCGATTCTAGTGAAGCCAGTGTGCCAAGTGTTTCTGCACGATTTGTAGATAACCAGGGCCAACAAAATGTGCTAGATACTGATGATGCAATCGCTCAAGTACAACGTGCTATCGAAGAAGGATTTGATCCAACGGAATTAGGAGATGAGTTTGATACAGCTGCGGGTGAGCAAGGCTCAAGTTTAACCAACAGCGGTAGGATTGAACGTACCGGGGCTGAAACTCAAGCTGCGACAAACTTTGAAACTGACGGGCTTGAGTCTCAAGGGTTGTCAGAAACTCAAAGTATTGCTCTTTTTGACATCATAGCTTTTGCGCTTGTGTCAGGAGAAGCTAATGTTGTTGAGTTTGAAAGTGACGAGCCTATTGAAACTGGGGGGACCTTAACCATTGAGGAGCCGGGTATAACCTTTATCGCTAAAAGTGTGGAAGGGGATAATGGGTTAGGGAGCTTTGTCGTCAACGAAGATGGAACATGGACCTTTGTAGCCAACAGTCCATTTGACGAACTTACCGACGGTGAGCAAATTCAAGATACAACCACAGTACAAACTTCTGATGGAGGTGAGCAAGTTATTACAGTCACCATTATTGGTACTGATGATGTGGCAGTTGCTGCAGATGATACAGGCAGTGTGACTGAGGATGTAGATGTCGATGAACTAACCAACCAACTAGTCACCTCTGGACAAGTTACGATCACCGACGTAGACGGTGATACTCCTACTTTCTTACCTGACGGTGAGTTTAACCTTGAAGGTTCGACGAATGAATCACAACTAGGCGTGTTAACTATAGTCCCTGATGGTGCTTGGACTTACGTTGTCAATAATGATGATGTGCAGTACCTAGATGACGATGAGTTTGTCACGGAAGTTTATACGGTCACTGCGATAGACGGCACAACAAGCGAAGTGATCGTCACCATTAACGGTGCGGATGATCCATCTGACATAACCGCAGGAGAGGGTGATTCGGATACTGGTGAAGTAACTGAGGATGTCGAGGTTGACCAAGAGAGCAACAACTTAACGACGTCAGGTACTTTAACCATTACCGATCTTGATGACAATGATACACCTGCCTTCAACCCAAACGGCATTTTTAACACCACGGGTTCAACTAATGCGATACCGCTCGGGGCGCTGACCATTACGTCCGATGGTGAGTGGACCTACACTGTCGACAATTATGCCGTTCAATACCTTGATGATAACGAAATTGTTACTGAGGTCTACACGGTGAGTGCAACAGACGGCACTAACAGTGAAGTGACCATCACCATTAACGGTGCCGATGATCCATCCGAAATTACCGTCGGAGAGGGTGACTCTGACATGGGTGAAGTGACGGAAGATGTGGATGTCGATGACGAGTCGAACACGCTTGAAACAACAGGCTCGCTGACTATCAGTGATCCAGATACCAGTGATAATCCCGCCTTTAATCTATCTGGTGCGTTTAAACCTTCCGGTTCAACGAATACTATACCTCTCGGGACGCTGACGATTACGTCCGATGGTGAGTGGACCTACACTGTCGACAATGATGCGGTGCAGTATCTTGATGAAAACGAAACCGTTACTGAGATCTATACAGTGAGTGCCACAGATGGCACCACTAGCGAAGTGACCATCACCATTAATGGCGCTGAAGATCCGTCTGAGATCACTGTTGGTGAAGGTGATAGTGATATGGGTAATGTGACCGAAGATGTGGATGTCGATGAAGACACCAATAATCTTGAAACCACAGGCTCATTAACCATTAGCGACCCAGATACAAACGATACACCTGCATTTAACCCAACCGGCGGGTTTCAACCTGCGGGTTCAACCAATGACACACCTTTAGGCTCATTGACCATCACCGCTGATGGTGAGTGGACCTACACTGTCGATAATGATGCCGTTCAATACCTTGATGATAACGAAATTGTTACTGAGATCTACACGGTGAGTGCAACAGACGGCACTACCAGTGAAGTGACCATCACCATTAACGGTGCCGATGATCCATCCGAAATTACCGTCGAAGAGGGTGACTCTGACATGGGTGAGGTGACGGAAGATGTGGATGTCGATGAGGAGTCGAACACGCTTGA is a genomic window of Vibrio sp. FE10 containing:
- a CDS encoding lipocalin-like domain-containing protein; its protein translation is MFQRNGSKKLRHRFVSSILLISFFGALLGVWAYYSYFVDVGDKGINEVNSVLVSEHFNVFEPVLPDRSVSLPRDFQFHPEFQHEWWHYFASLKGSDGKKYSVQWSFFRISTDERETPGWQSPQIYISNVVISSDSKVWKEQRLARGGIGQAGMTNSPFRIWIDNWNWRALGNTPFPGRLQVNTDTFGLELDTVAKGPYVLNGDNGYQKKHDLLPVASYNFSAPFLSLTGTLQLDGVAKEVEGTAWVHKEWGSGLVGVGQQGWDWFVFNLDDGTALSVNRYRHNQQMPYVFGTLATRSGKVFQLTESDISIKPLQNTTLLNGRRMPLQWIINVPGHDINLTTRIKRRDMWLPFVIPYWEGPIMASGSHEATGFMQLTGY
- the nhaA gene encoding Na+/H+ antiporter NhaA, with translation MTDVIRDFFKMESAGGIILVIAAAIAMFVANSPLNEMYQGVLHSYVLGMSVSHWINDGFMAVFFLLIGLEVKRELLEGALKSKETAIFPAIAAVGGMLAPALIYVLFNSGNPEALQGWAIPAATDIAFALGIMALLGNRVPVSLKVFLLALAIIDDLGVVVIIALFYSGDLSTLALTVGFIATGVLFMMNAKHMTKLSVYLIVGAILWFAVLKSGVHATLAGVVIGFAIPLKGNKGERSPLKHLEHALHPYVAFAILPIFAFANAGISLEGISLSSLTGMLPLGIAMGLLVGKPLGIFLFSWGAVKMGIAKLPEGVNFMNIFAVSVLCGIGFTMSIFISSLAFGPTNAEFDTFARLGILMGSTTAAILGYFLLSISLPKTKQQEVKL
- a CDS encoding OmpA family protein encodes the protein MMKITYLLLPVLSMTLFACSNQQEEDYIETPEAEQISDLQDDDKDGVVNARDTCPGTPEGSQVDNAGCGETVRSQEVRQLKILFANDSYEVNPIFSDQITTMAEFLETYKSASIEIQGYASKVGSNEYNLELSKKRAHHVEDELLSNGVDSSRVRIVGYGEERLESDGDDATAHALNRKVTATVVGLDEQIVEEWTIFTTLEK
- a CDS encoding TolC family outer membrane protein gives rise to the protein MKLFKLSMVCCFIAAAPVASQTLEQSVAITLATNPEIKSIFNEYVSVKKRNDAAGGAYRPSIDLDAGIGYEGINPAPNNGPDTDLTRKEATISLTQLLWDGSSTLNDIDRTAAEAESVRLQLLADAEDKALEVTQIYLDAVKATEVLALSESNLAIHKKIYKDIKKRAVSGIGSTADVSQVEARIAKAHGNLLAAQNNLIDTHTQFRRVVGQEPLGLVYPRADISMIPLSLSDALVDALDQHPVIKVASADVDSAHFQYKQSKGVNYPTFSIEASQSWRDDAGGDEGSSQETLAMLRMRYNLYNGGTDSANSEAAAYQLNKAKDLRDRAYRQVEEGLRLSWSALDLTLQQKNFLSDHVDSASETVIAYEKQYRIGKRTLLDLLNTENELFEARKDYLDAHYSEQYAKYRVMNATGSLLNALLVDIPEEWTTAVEY